The Erythrobacter insulae genome window below encodes:
- a CDS encoding glycosyl hydrolase family 28-related protein, protein MAAPAAAENLPAILSDQTVKDDHPLPDYSYAGYGFGTADIPHIAKTIDVAEFGAVPDDGKDDSKALLAALKAAHESAEPVRVQFHAGRYVLSEILWIERSGIVLSGMGMGEGGTELFMPRPLNQIDDGGALDEIRTYLEENDKYERIPDANLEVLFSPYSWSAGFIWTRVPNGRHATYLERYDRPIQAVAPIASGAQFSRELTVTDTSSLEVGDVLQINWHNRAGPDGPLVKSLYGNTKEKIGSRHWELPDRPLVRQATRIEAIEGNNVTIADPLLHSINNELPAYFSSWEHLSDVGIQDLSLAFPENPDFGHHNESGFNGVYFTGVHNGWIRNVRIANSDSGILTDDLANVTIRNIVTEGDHTAHYSVHIGNVHNVLVEGLTVYNPTVHALSFNTQSTKSVYKDAVVWTTPTLDQHAGANHQNLYDNVTVHVTPDRKADDGTPMYDLYKAGGAGYWLPGHGRYNTAWNVNVLVANGVEPGGEIVILGASEGPDARIVGMHGNRKIRLDHTPEPYLEWLNRPVEGIPSLYAYQLHQRR, encoded by the coding sequence ATGGCTGCGCCGGCAGCGGCGGAAAATTTGCCTGCCATTCTTTCGGATCAAACGGTGAAAGACGATCACCCGCTTCCGGATTATTCCTATGCCGGCTACGGATTTGGAACCGCAGACATTCCACACATCGCGAAGACCATTGATGTGGCTGAATTCGGGGCTGTTCCCGATGATGGTAAGGATGACAGCAAGGCACTTCTCGCAGCATTAAAGGCTGCGCACGAAAGTGCCGAGCCGGTGCGCGTCCAGTTTCACGCTGGACGGTATGTTCTCAGCGAGATCCTGTGGATTGAACGCAGTGGTATCGTGTTGTCTGGTATGGGCATGGGTGAGGGTGGAACAGAACTTTTCATGCCGCGCCCTCTGAACCAGATCGACGATGGCGGCGCGCTCGACGAAATTCGGACATATCTGGAAGAAAACGATAAATACGAACGCATTCCTGATGCAAATTTAGAGGTCCTGTTCTCGCCATACAGTTGGAGCGCTGGATTTATCTGGACCCGTGTGCCAAATGGTCGCCACGCGACCTATCTTGAGCGTTATGACCGCCCCATACAGGCCGTTGCGCCGATCGCCTCGGGTGCGCAGTTCTCGCGTGAGCTTACCGTGACCGATACAAGCAGCCTGGAGGTCGGTGATGTCTTGCAGATCAACTGGCATAATCGGGCGGGGCCAGACGGTCCGCTCGTCAAATCTCTTTACGGCAATACCAAGGAAAAGATCGGCAGCAGGCATTGGGAATTGCCTGATCGTCCGCTGGTGCGTCAGGCCACCCGTATCGAAGCGATCGAGGGCAATAATGTCACCATTGCAGACCCGTTGCTTCACTCCATAAATAACGAATTGCCAGCGTATTTTTCGTCGTGGGAGCATCTGTCGGATGTGGGCATACAAGACCTGTCGCTTGCCTTTCCCGAAAATCCTGACTTCGGGCATCACAATGAAAGCGGCTTCAACGGGGTCTATTTCACCGGTGTGCATAATGGATGGATCCGAAATGTCAGGATCGCCAACAGCGACAGCGGAATTCTGACCGACGATCTGGCTAATGTGACGATCCGCAATATCGTGACCGAAGGCGATCACACTGCGCATTACAGTGTCCATATCGGCAACGTGCACAATGTGTTGGTCGAAGGGCTTACGGTGTACAATCCGACCGTCCACGCGCTCAGTTTCAACACGCAGTCAACCAAGTCGGTTTACAAGGACGCTGTGGTCTGGACCACTCCAACGCTGGATCAGCATGCAGGAGCGAACCACCAGAATTTGTACGACAACGTGACTGTCCATGTGACGCCTGACCGGAAAGCTGACGATGGAACGCCTATGTACGATCTCTACAAAGCGGGCGGCGCGGGATATTGGCTGCCAGGACACGGTCGTTACAATACCGCGTGGAACGTAAACGTGCTGGTCGCCAACGGCGTGGAGCCGGGCGGCGAAATCGTGATCCTTGGGGCTTCCGAAGGCCCCGATGCACGAATTGTGGGTATGCATGGAAACCGCAAAATCCGCCTGGACCATACGCCAGAGCCTTATCTGGAGTGGCTTAACCGCCCGGTTGAAGGCATTCCGTCACTCTATGCGTACCAGCTACACCAGCGTAGGTAG
- a CDS encoding DeoR/GlpR family DNA-binding transcription regulator translates to MSRRTAIEDMRMHAAEREEIILDALTKKGFTTYRHLEANVEASPATIRRDLARLEKQGKIIRLHGGAKAVDTEFGAAGTPASLAGTPFEKSLKQNIAEKRAIGRAAAELCAPGEGIIIDGGTTTYQMCEHLADLNLQVLTNSLHIVNALLGQETTQLLVPSGPIFREQNIILAPAGETTMPNFHASKLFLGAAAVSPRGIFQADALLVASQRRFLDRTDEVILVVDSGKLQASSGAIVCELNRIDRMITDDAADPKLIDQLRSAGLQQIDVVKPVS, encoded by the coding sequence ATGTCACGCCGGACAGCGATAGAGGATATGCGAATGCATGCGGCCGAACGCGAAGAAATAATTCTTGATGCGCTGACGAAGAAGGGCTTCACCACGTATCGACATCTCGAAGCGAACGTCGAAGCTTCTCCTGCAACCATTCGGCGCGATCTGGCCCGGCTCGAGAAGCAGGGCAAGATTATCCGCTTGCACGGAGGGGCGAAGGCCGTTGACACGGAATTCGGTGCCGCCGGTACGCCGGCCAGCCTCGCAGGCACGCCGTTTGAAAAATCGCTCAAGCAGAACATCGCCGAGAAGCGAGCCATTGGCCGGGCCGCTGCGGAATTGTGCGCACCGGGCGAGGGCATCATAATTGATGGCGGCACCACGACCTACCAGATGTGCGAACATCTGGCCGACCTTAATCTTCAGGTCCTTACCAACTCGCTTCATATCGTGAATGCATTGCTTGGCCAGGAAACAACGCAGCTGCTGGTTCCATCAGGGCCAATCTTCCGAGAACAGAATATCATTCTTGCGCCTGCTGGCGAAACCACGATGCCCAACTTTCATGCAAGCAAGCTGTTCCTTGGCGCAGCGGCCGTCAGCCCACGTGGGATTTTTCAGGCGGATGCTCTGCTTGTGGCAAGCCAGCGCCGATTCCTTGACCGGACCGATGAAGTGATCCTGGTCGTCGATAGCGGTAAGCTGCAAGCGTCCTCGGGCGCCATTGTTTGCGAACTGAACCGCATTGACCGAATGATCACAGATGACGCCGCAGATCCAAAGTTGATCGATCAGCTGCGCAGCGCCGGTCTGCAGCAGATAGACGTGGTGAAGCCAGTCAGCTAG